The Gammaproteobacteria bacterium genome includes a region encoding these proteins:
- a CDS encoding cell division protein ZipA C-terminal FtsZ-binding domain-containing protein: protein MDLLRWVLLLIGIAILAAIYLSGRNSENRLRPKTKSKVHKEPALDAGSLDETLESLDRVVAEKTGVDGDFVLPDEPKRPSKTKKDSKTKAEKINIKESIEHFDEQKTDSWQAFTGEVKSKIISLHVAALGEATFSGLDLTAIFTARNYKYGKMAIFHEVHGNEIIYSIANMVEPGIFILDDMDELQTPGITLFISLPAPLSATVVFDAMLNEAISLSQELGGQLRDDQHSTLTNQRVTQIQDELREYERQLKLKGVG, encoded by the coding sequence GCAACAGCGAAAATCGTTTGCGCCCGAAAACAAAGTCGAAAGTACACAAAGAACCGGCTCTGGATGCCGGTTCTCTGGATGAGACGTTGGAGAGTTTGGACCGGGTGGTGGCGGAAAAAACCGGGGTTGATGGTGATTTTGTTTTGCCAGATGAGCCAAAAAGGCCATCCAAGACTAAAAAAGACAGCAAAACCAAAGCTGAAAAAATAAACATTAAAGAGAGCATCGAACACTTTGATGAGCAGAAAACCGACTCTTGGCAGGCCTTCACCGGCGAAGTGAAAAGCAAAATTATTTCACTGCATGTGGCGGCGCTGGGTGAGGCGACCTTTTCAGGTCTGGATCTGACCGCCATTTTTACTGCACGCAATTACAAATACGGCAAGATGGCTATTTTTCATGAGGTGCATGGCAATGAGATTATCTACAGCATCGCCAATATGGTTGAGCCGGGCATTTTTATTCTTGATGATATGGATGAATTACAGACCCCTGGTATTACCTTGTTTATCTCCTTGCCTGCGCCGTTGTCGGCCACAGTGGTGTTTGATGCCATGCTCAATGAAGCCATTTCACTCTCACAAGAGTTGGGTGGTCAGCTGCGGGACGATCAACACAGCACGTTGACCAATCAGCGGGTAACACAAATTCAAGACGAGCTGCGTGAATACGAGCGGCAGTTAAAACTCAAAGGGGTTGGATAA
- the ligA gene encoding NAD-dependent DNA ligase LigA, with the protein MTKESQLEQVIVEIDQLRHSLEEHNRHYYVFDAPQISDAEYDQLLRRLQDIEKAHPNLIIPESPTQRVGAAPLPSFSQVEHQVPMLSLNNAFSQDELLEFEQRLQSRLDSEALISYCAEPKLDGLAVSLLYEEGRFVCGATRGDGRVGEDITLNLRTLAAIPLKLQGEDLPSRLEVRGEVFMPKAGFAALNKKALAEGEKVFVNPRNAAAGSLRQLDSAITATRPLSIYCYALGLLEGVALPETHSETLTLLQSWGFPICDERQVVQGVAGCFEYYQRLAEKRPELPYEIDGVVFKVDRLDLQQALGFVARAPRWAIAQKFPAEEVSTDLLDVEFQVGRTGALTPVARLQPVFVGGVTVSNATLHNMDEVQRKGVRIGDRVVVRRAGDVIPEVARVLLKQRPEQTVEIVLPECCPICNSKVVRVEGEAAARCSGGLFCPAQRKEAIKHFVSRKALDVEGLGSKLIEQLVDRDLIHGVDDLYCLDRNTLAGLERMAEKSADNVLAALQKSQQTTLARFIYALGIREVGEATARSLANHFRALPALMQASEEQLQQVDDVGPVVATFVIAFFAQENNRQIIEKLLAAGVHWPEVEKVAADLPLKGIRFVITGTLHSVARAEARLKLLALGANVVATVSKKTNVLIAGEKAGSKLAKAKKLEIRILDEAQFLALLANPSSFGSEMK; encoded by the coding sequence GTGACAAAAGAGAGCCAGCTAGAGCAGGTCATTGTCGAGATAGATCAATTACGTCACAGCCTTGAGGAACATAATCGGCATTATTATGTGTTTGATGCGCCACAGATCAGTGATGCGGAGTACGATCAACTGCTGCGTCGCCTGCAAGACATTGAAAAAGCCCACCCCAATCTAATCATCCCCGAATCTCCCACCCAGCGCGTTGGCGCAGCCCCGTTACCGAGCTTTTCTCAAGTGGAACATCAGGTGCCGATGTTGTCGTTGAACAACGCGTTTAGCCAAGACGAGTTGTTGGAATTTGAGCAGCGTTTGCAGAGCAGACTCGACAGTGAGGCGCTCATCTCTTACTGCGCAGAACCGAAACTGGATGGTCTGGCGGTCAGTTTGCTTTATGAAGAGGGTCGCTTTGTGTGTGGGGCAACCCGTGGTGATGGCCGTGTGGGTGAGGACATTACCCTGAATTTACGCACCCTTGCTGCGATTCCGCTGAAATTACAGGGCGAGGATCTGCCCAGCCGGTTGGAAGTGCGCGGTGAGGTGTTTATGCCCAAAGCCGGTTTTGCGGCGCTGAATAAAAAAGCCTTGGCTGAGGGTGAAAAGGTGTTTGTTAATCCACGCAACGCCGCTGCGGGCAGTTTGCGTCAACTCGATTCGGCCATTACGGCCACGCGCCCACTCTCTATTTATTGTTACGCCTTGGGTTTGCTTGAGGGTGTGGCGTTGCCAGAAACGCACAGTGAAACTTTGACTTTGTTGCAGAGTTGGGGTTTTCCCATCTGTGATGAGCGTCAGGTGGTGCAGGGAGTTGCAGGCTGTTTTGAGTATTACCAGCGGTTAGCAGAAAAACGCCCTGAATTGCCTTATGAGATTGATGGGGTGGTGTTTAAGGTGGATCGTTTGGATCTGCAACAGGCGTTGGGGTTTGTGGCGCGTGCGCCGCGCTGGGCGATTGCGCAGAAATTTCCTGCCGAAGAGGTGAGCACCGATCTATTGGATGTGGAGTTTCAGGTGGGGCGCACGGGAGCTTTGACCCCTGTGGCGCGTTTGCAGCCGGTGTTTGTGGGTGGAGTGACGGTGAGCAACGCCACGCTGCACAACATGGATGAGGTGCAGCGCAAAGGGGTGCGTATTGGAGATCGGGTGGTGGTGCGCCGCGCAGGGGATGTGATCCCCGAGGTAGCGCGGGTGCTGCTGAAGCAGCGTCCTGAGCAGACGGTGGAAATTGTTTTGCCCGAGTGTTGCCCGATCTGTAACTCAAAGGTGGTGCGGGTTGAAGGTGAAGCGGCAGCGCGCTGCAGCGGTGGGCTGTTTTGTCCGGCTCAGCGCAAAGAGGCGATTAAACATTTTGTCTCGCGCAAAGCCTTGGATGTGGAGGGGTTGGGCAGCAAATTAATTGAGCAGCTGGTGGATCGGGATCTGATTCACGGCGTGGATGACCTTTATTGTCTGGATCGAAACACCTTGGCTGGTTTGGAGCGCATGGCGGAAAAATCGGCAGACAATGTGCTGGCGGCGTTGCAAAAAAGCCAGCAGACCACCTTGGCGCGTTTTATCTACGCCTTGGGCATCCGCGAGGTGGGTGAAGCAACGGCGCGCAGTTTGGCGAATCATTTCCGCGCGTTGCCCGCGTTGATGCAGGCCAGCGAGGAGCAGTTGCAGCAGGTGGACGATGTGGGGCCGGTGGTGGCTACATTTGTCATCGCCTTTTTTGCTCAAGAGAATAATCGACAGATCATTGAAAAATTGTTGGCCGCAGGCGTTCATTGGCCTGAAGTGGAAAAAGTCGCCGCTGATTTGCCTCTGAAAGGGATCCGTTTTGTGATTACCGGCACGTTGCACAGCGTTGCTCGTGCGGAGGCGCGCTTGAAATTGCTCGCACTGGGAGCTAACGTTGTGGCTACGGTTTCGAAAAAAACCAATGTCTTGATTGCCGGTGAAAAAGCCGGTTCAAAGTTGGCTAAGGCAAAAAAACTGGAGATCAGAATTTTGGATGAGGCACAATTTTTGGCGCTTTTAGCTAACCCTAGCTCGTTTGGGAGTGAGATGAAATGA
- a CDS encoding DUF86 domain-containing protein, which produces MVDDVLINKLATIERCVIRIREEYEADPDSFAQNYSRQDAAILNIQRACEASLDMGYHLIRREKLGVPQSSRDVFTLLAQSNWIDNELADTLKRMVGFRNIAVHDYQALQLPITINIIKHHLDDFLRYGTVLMRGNY; this is translated from the coding sequence ATGGTCGATGACGTATTAATCAACAAACTGGCCACCATCGAACGATGCGTGATACGAATACGGGAAGAGTATGAAGCCGATCCTGACAGCTTTGCACAAAATTACTCCCGCCAAGATGCCGCCATTTTAAACATTCAACGCGCTTGCGAAGCCTCGCTGGACATGGGCTACCACCTGATTCGACGTGAAAAATTGGGTGTACCGCAAAGCTCGCGTGATGTGTTCACCCTACTGGCACAAAGCAACTGGATCGACAACGAACTGGCGGACACCTTAAAACGCATGGTTGGCTTTCGGAACATTGCCGTACATGATTATCAAGCGTTGCAATTGCCCATTACCATCAACATTATCAAACACCACCTTGATGATTTTTTACGTTACGGCACCGTGCTGATGCGCGGAAATTACTAA
- a CDS encoding nucleotidyltransferase domain-containing protein, which translates to MKKAPIVTFLKNQFPNLLAIYAFGSRIRGDAHAESDLDLAVLVGGYADPLKLWEFAGSLEDWVHCPVDLLDLRAASTVMQYQIITLGERWWAYDLQAPLYEIMILREKTELDEARGQQLKEIEQQGTVYGR; encoded by the coding sequence ATGAAAAAAGCCCCCATCGTCACTTTTTTGAAAAACCAATTTCCAAACCTATTGGCCATCTACGCCTTCGGCAGCCGCATTCGTGGCGATGCCCATGCGGAAAGCGACCTTGATCTGGCTGTTCTGGTTGGCGGTTACGCCGATCCACTGAAATTGTGGGAGTTCGCCGGATCACTGGAAGATTGGGTTCACTGCCCCGTGGATCTGCTCGATCTGCGCGCCGCCTCCACCGTCATGCAATATCAAATCATCACCCTCGGTGAACGTTGGTGGGCGTATGATCTTCAAGCGCCACTCTACGAAATCATGATCCTGAGAGAAAAAACCGAACTTGATGAAGCTCGCGGTCAACAACTAAAAGAGATCGAACAACAAGGCACTGTTTATGGTCGATGA
- a CDS encoding PIN domain-containing protein, with translation MAIKKYSTPLDMIIIQIHTTQENNLDFHLAYYLGKYDQEANKNITFEVISNDKGYSPL, from the coding sequence TTGGCGATAAAAAAATATTCCACACCGCTTGATATGATCATTATTCAAATTCATACCACGCAAGAAAACAACCTTGATTTTCACCTTGCCTATTATCTTGGCAAATACGATCAAGAAGCCAACAAAAACATTACCTTTGAAGTCATCAGCAACGATAAAGGTTACTCCCCCCTTTAA
- a CDS encoding glutamate synthase subunit beta: MGKTTGFMEIQRQERRYAPVGDRTLHYNEFTVALSEQELSHQGARCMDCGIPFCHQGCPVNNNIPDWNDLVYKGEWQEALEVLHSTNNFPEFTGRICPAPCESSCTLNLTDESVTIKTIECSIVDKGWDQGWITPQIAPKKSGKRVAVIGSGPAGMACAQQLARAGHNVALYEKEDRIGGLLRYGIPDFKLNKKLIDRRVSQLLAEGVSLHTQTHVGVDVSAQSLRDKYDAVILTGGAELPRDLSISGRELKGVEYAMDFLRANSKKIQGSQLKKGQFISARGKHVVVIGGGDTGSDCIGTSARHGAVSITQIEIMPQPPEKENKALTWPNWPNKMRTSSSQEEGCTRMWSIASKEFIGKNGTLTGVRCIKVEWQQDDNGQWQMSEVDGSEFVLKADLVTLAMGFVHPVHEGMLNELGVEQDARGNVLGETEGENAYTTSLEGVFAAGDMRRGQSLVVWAIREGRQCARSVDAYLMGSSELPR, translated from the coding sequence ATGGGTAAAACCACCGGTTTTATGGAGATCCAACGTCAGGAACGGCGTTACGCCCCCGTTGGGGATCGCACCCTGCACTACAATGAATTCACCGTCGCTCTCAGTGAACAAGAGCTGAGCCACCAAGGCGCACGTTGTATGGATTGTGGCATCCCTTTTTGTCACCAAGGCTGTCCGGTCAACAACAACATTCCCGACTGGAACGATTTGGTCTACAAGGGCGAATGGCAAGAGGCGTTGGAGGTGCTGCACAGCACGAATAACTTCCCTGAATTCACTGGTCGCATCTGCCCTGCTCCCTGTGAGTCTTCCTGCACCTTGAACCTCACCGATGAGTCGGTGACGATCAAAACCATCGAGTGCAGCATCGTCGATAAAGGTTGGGATCAGGGTTGGATCACGCCGCAAATCGCGCCTAAAAAGAGCGGAAAACGGGTCGCAGTGATCGGCTCAGGCCCTGCGGGCATGGCCTGTGCGCAGCAACTGGCACGCGCCGGTCACAACGTGGCGCTGTATGAAAAAGAGGATCGCATCGGCGGTCTGCTGCGCTACGGTATCCCCGATTTCAAGCTGAACAAAAAACTCATCGACCGCCGCGTTTCGCAACTGCTGGCCGAAGGGGTTTCACTGCACACCCAAACCCATGTGGGCGTTGATGTGTCAGCGCAGAGCCTGCGTGATAAATACGATGCGGTCATTTTGACCGGCGGCGCTGAGCTGCCCCGTGATCTGTCCATTTCTGGCCGTGAGTTGAAAGGCGTTGAGTATGCGATGGATTTTTTACGCGCCAACAGTAAAAAAATCCAAGGCAGTCAGTTGAAAAAAGGTCAGTTTATCTCCGCCCGTGGCAAGCATGTGGTGGTGATTGGCGGCGGTGATACCGGCTCTGATTGCATCGGTACCTCGGCTCGTCACGGTGCCGTCTCCATCACCCAGATTGAGATCATGCCGCAACCGCCGGAAAAAGAGAACAAGGCGCTCACATGGCCGAATTGGCCCAACAAGATGCGTACCTCTTCGTCACAAGAGGAGGGCTGCACACGCATGTGGTCGATTGCCAGTAAAGAATTTATTGGTAAAAACGGCACACTAACCGGTGTGCGCTGCATCAAAGTCGAATGGCAACAGGACGACAACGGCCAGTGGCAGATGTCTGAAGTGGACGGTTCTGAGTTTGTCCTCAAGGCGGATTTGGTTACGCTGGCGATGGGTTTTGTGCATCCGGTGCATGAGGGCATGTTGAATGAGCTGGGTGTTGAACAGGACGCACGAGGCAATGTGCTCGGTGAGACCGAAGGCGAAAACGCCTACACCACCTCTCTGGAGGGTGTGTTTGCCGCCGGGGACATGCGCCGTGGTCAATCCTTGGTGGTCTGGGCAATCCGTGAAGGCCGTCAGTGTGCGCGCAGCGTAGATGCCTATTTGATGGGCAGCTCTGAATTACCTCGTTAG
- a CDS encoding rhodanese-like domain-containing protein, with protein MKRFTDLVNEALHNVKELFPWDLEEQLQQTEKPLLLDVREADEYHAMHIKDSLWVPRGILESACEYDYDDTLPELVEARDRDVMVLCRSGNRSVLAALTLHQLGYQKVFSLKTGLRGWNDYELPLIDQQGNEVDIDAADEFFRSMLRPEQRSPK; from the coding sequence ATGAAACGCTTTACCGATCTGGTCAACGAAGCCCTCCACAACGTCAAAGAACTCTTTCCTTGGGATCTGGAAGAACAACTGCAACAAACGGAAAAACCGCTGCTGCTCGACGTGCGTGAAGCCGACGAATACCACGCCATGCACATCAAAGACTCCCTCTGGGTTCCCCGAGGCATTTTAGAAAGCGCCTGCGAATACGACTACGACGACACCCTGCCCGAACTGGTCGAAGCGCGAGACCGCGACGTGATGGTGCTTTGCCGCTCCGGCAATCGCAGTGTGTTGGCCGCCCTCACCCTCCACCAGCTCGGTTATCAAAAGGTCTTCTCCCTCAAAACCGGCCTGCGCGGCTGGAACGACTACGAACTGCCGCTGATAGACCAACAGGGTAACGAGGTGGACATTGACGCTGCCGATGAATTTTTCCGCTCCATGCTGCGTCCTGAACAGAGGTCACCGAAGTAA
- the cmoB gene encoding tRNA 5-methoxyuridine(34)/uridine 5-oxyacetic acid(34) synthase CmoB: protein MIPDYRPFYALVKNSILAEWLPTLPKQVESAFDPQRHGDLSQWLQAIHDLPDVMTERRGLNRSSVSVGLRQELTSEQFLRLERALRQLHPWRKGPFELFGLPIETEWRSDWKWDRLQSFIAPLKNRTVLDIGCGNGYHCWRMAGEGASLSVGIDPSLRFVMQFWALQRYINNPAVTVLPLGVDDLPESMAFDTVFSMGVLYHRRAPIDFLQRLKSCLRPDGELVLETLVIEGDEQQLLIPEGRYAKMRNVWFIPSVLMLERMLRRCGYKNVRTVDLSPTTVLEQRSTDWMRFHSLVDFLDPNDHNLTVEGYPAPKRAVLIANA, encoded by the coding sequence ATGATTCCCGATTACCGACCGTTTTACGCCTTAGTTAAAAATTCCATCTTGGCGGAGTGGCTGCCCACTCTGCCCAAACAGGTGGAGTCGGCGTTTGATCCGCAGCGTCACGGTGATCTATCGCAGTGGTTGCAGGCGATTCATGATCTGCCTGATGTGATGACAGAGAGACGGGGATTGAACCGCTCAAGCGTGAGCGTGGGGTTGAGGCAGGAGCTAACCTCGGAACAGTTTTTGAGGTTGGAAAGGGCTTTGAGGCAGTTGCACCCGTGGCGAAAAGGACCGTTTGAGCTGTTTGGGCTGCCAATTGAGACCGAATGGCGGTCTGATTGGAAATGGGATCGTTTGCAGTCGTTTATTGCACCGCTGAAAAATCGCACCGTATTGGATATTGGTTGTGGTAACGGTTATCACTGTTGGCGCATGGCGGGTGAGGGGGCGAGTTTGAGTGTCGGCATTGATCCGAGTTTGCGTTTTGTGATGCAGTTTTGGGCGCTGCAACGTTACATTAACAATCCGGCGGTAACGGTTTTGCCCTTGGGGGTGGATGACCTGCCGGAGTCGATGGCTTTTGATACGGTGTTTTCTATGGGGGTGCTTTACCATCGTCGTGCGCCAATTGATTTTTTGCAGAGACTTAAATCATGTTTGCGTCCAGACGGTGAGCTGGTGTTGGAGACTTTGGTGATTGAGGGGGATGAACAGCAATTGCTCATTCCTGAGGGGCGTTACGCCAAGATGCGTAACGTTTGGTTTATTCCCAGTGTGTTGATGCTGGAGCGAATGTTGCGCCGCTGCGGTTATAAAAACGTGCGTACCGTGGATCTTTCGCCTACGACGGTGTTGGAGCAGCGCAGTACGGATTGGATGCGCTTTCACTCGTTGGTGGATTTTTTAGACCCTAATGATCATAACTTGACCGTGGAAGGTTATCCTGCGCCAAAACGGGCGGTATTGATCGCTAACGCTTGA
- a CDS encoding ATP-binding protein — MQEEVTLKRMPTGFVLGVVIVCLSPFVLTLLGFDFGNHAQKLVWSELPQLTATEQTNALFYRLPGAFTHALLEWTAFCAALFTVLLAFSQFRMSGDVTTPIIGMALFCAGSMDAFHTLAAARLIEANAANQDLIPFTWAICRIFNALIMIVGVGLFLGKGVQYRRFGTPFLLLVSLLFILLAYGIISYCAHSDILPQTQYPDNFITRPYDLIPLLLFAFAGLYLYPKFYRQQPSLFAHALIISAIPEVVVQLHMVFGSAALFDHHFNIAHFLKIVAYVVPMLGLTLDYIRTYQEQQRSAAALDEMNKKLAHSNAELATSNAELEQFAYIASHDLQEPLRTVTSFLQLLQSDTDTKVSQDGEKYLSFAMEGSARMKCLVEGLLDFSRLGSSQTDLQRVDSAAVVQTVLQDLEVSIRDGAAQIEVGRLPMVHADKHLLYQLLQNLLANALKYRSDQSKIHIKAELFEERWHFSVQDNGIGMEQKHHERIFQIFQRLHGQNEYSGVGIGLAMCKKIAERLGGQIWVESELGVGSTFFFSLAAVR, encoded by the coding sequence GTGCAAGAAGAAGTCACCTTGAAGCGTATGCCTACTGGTTTTGTTCTGGGTGTGGTGATCGTCTGTCTTTCACCGTTTGTATTGACTTTGCTGGGTTTTGATTTTGGCAATCATGCTCAAAAGTTGGTTTGGTCTGAACTACCACAACTGACGGCAACAGAGCAGACGAACGCGCTGTTTTATCGTCTGCCGGGTGCCTTTACCCACGCTCTGTTGGAATGGACGGCCTTTTGTGCCGCGCTGTTTACCGTGTTGTTGGCGTTTAGTCAGTTTCGAATGAGCGGTGATGTTACTACCCCGATTATCGGCATGGCGCTTTTTTGTGCGGGCAGTATGGATGCGTTTCATACCTTGGCGGCGGCGCGTTTGATCGAAGCCAATGCGGCTAATCAGGATTTAATCCCCTTTACTTGGGCTATTTGTCGTATTTTTAATGCTTTGATTATGATTGTTGGGGTGGGGCTGTTTCTGGGCAAGGGGGTGCAGTATCGCCGCTTTGGTACGCCTTTTTTGCTGCTGGTGTCGTTGCTGTTTATTTTATTGGCGTACGGCATTATCAGTTACTGTGCGCATTCGGACATCCTGCCGCAGACGCAGTACCCTGATAACTTTATTACCCGCCCTTATGATCTGATACCGCTGCTGCTGTTTGCTTTTGCCGGTCTTTACCTTTACCCCAAGTTTTACCGACAACAACCGAGTCTGTTTGCGCATGCGTTGATTATCAGCGCGATTCCTGAAGTGGTGGTTCAATTGCATATGGTGTTTGGTTCGGCGGCGCTGTTTGACCATCATTTTAACATTGCTCATTTTTTGAAGATTGTCGCTTATGTGGTGCCGATGCTGGGGTTGACTCTGGATTACATTCGTACCTATCAAGAGCAGCAGCGCAGCGCAGCGGCTTTGGATGAGATGAATAAAAAGTTGGCTCACTCTAACGCTGAATTGGCAACGTCCAATGCTGAACTGGAGCAGTTTGCCTATATTGCTTCACACGATTTGCAGGAGCCGCTGCGTACCGTCACCAGCTTTTTGCAGTTGTTGCAGAGCGATACGGACACCAAGGTAAGTCAAGATGGGGAAAAGTACCTCAGTTTTGCTATGGAGGGCAGTGCTCGAATGAAATGTTTGGTGGAAGGTCTGCTGGATTTTTCTCGATTGGGTTCGTCTCAAACGGATTTACAGCGGGTGGACAGCGCGGCGGTTGTGCAAACGGTGTTGCAGGATCTCGAAGTGTCGATTAGAGATGGGGCGGCTCAGATTGAGGTGGGACGACTGCCGATGGTGCACGCGGATAAACATTTGCTCTATCAATTGTTGCAAAACCTACTGGCCAATGCGCTTAAGTACCGTTCTGATCAATCTAAAATTCATATTAAGGCGGAGTTGTTTGAAGAGCGTTGGCATTTTTCGGTGCAGGATAACGGCATCGGTATGGAGCAGAAACACCATGAGCGTATTTTCCAAATTTTTCAGCGTTTGCACGGCCAGAATGAGTATTCTGGGGTGGGCATTGGACTGGCGATGTGCAAAAAAATCGCGGAACGCTTGGGTGGCCAGATTTGGGTGGAGTCGGAGTTGGGGGTCGGCTCCACCTTTTTCTTTAGTCTTGCAGCGGTACGTTAA
- the ispG gene encoding flavodoxin-dependent (E)-4-hydroxy-3-methylbut-2-enyl-diphosphate synthase, with translation MSQTQPTNSHPTRHSVMVGNVQIGGDAPVVVQSMTNTDTVDVIRTAAQIVELANAGSELVRITVNTEAAAKAVPEIKQQLAKMGCDVPIVGDFHFNGHKLLTKHPECAQALDKYRINPGNVGRGKRRDEQFATMIEFAIQYDKPVRIGVNWGSLDQELLARLLDKNAQAEQPKSLHQINCEAVVTSALESAQKAEELGLGKDKIILSCKMSGVQDLIAVYRDLAQRCDYALHLGLTEAGIGSKGIVASTAALAVLLNEGIGNTIRISLTPEPNGKRTQEVIVGQEILQSLGLRAFTPMVIACPGCGRTSSTFFQSLAEQTQDYLRQQMPIWKTNHPGVESMNVAVMGCVVNGPGESKLANIGISMPGTGERPVAPVYEDGAKTVTLKGDNIAAEFQQLIDQYVQKRYGKS, from the coding sequence ATGTCCCAAACTCAACCTACAAACTCACACCCAACACGCCACAGTGTCATGGTCGGCAACGTTCAAATCGGCGGTGATGCCCCCGTAGTAGTACAATCCATGACCAACACCGACACCGTCGATGTGATTCGCACCGCCGCCCAAATCGTCGAACTGGCCAACGCCGGATCCGAACTGGTGCGCATCACGGTCAACACCGAAGCCGCCGCCAAAGCCGTACCCGAGATCAAACAACAGCTGGCTAAAATGGGCTGTGACGTACCCATCGTCGGCGACTTTCATTTCAATGGTCATAAACTGCTCACCAAACACCCCGAGTGCGCGCAAGCACTGGACAAATACCGCATCAATCCTGGCAACGTCGGGCGCGGCAAGCGCCGTGATGAACAGTTTGCCACCATGATTGAATTCGCCATTCAATACGACAAACCGGTGCGCATCGGGGTCAATTGGGGCAGCCTTGATCAAGAACTTCTCGCCCGCCTACTGGATAAAAACGCCCAAGCTGAACAGCCCAAAAGCCTGCACCAAATCAACTGCGAAGCGGTGGTCACCTCGGCACTGGAGAGCGCCCAAAAGGCCGAAGAGCTCGGCCTGGGTAAAGACAAGATCATCCTTTCGTGCAAAATGAGCGGCGTACAAGATCTGATCGCCGTCTACCGTGATCTGGCACAGCGCTGCGACTACGCCCTGCATCTGGGTCTGACCGAGGCGGGCATCGGTTCCAAAGGCATTGTCGCCTCCACCGCTGCTCTGGCGGTGCTGCTCAACGAAGGCATCGGCAACACCATTCGCATCTCCCTAACCCCCGAACCGAACGGCAAACGCACTCAAGAGGTGATCGTAGGCCAGGAAATTTTGCAATCCCTCGGCCTACGCGCCTTCACCCCGATGGTGATCGCCTGCCCTGGCTGTGGGCGCACCAGCAGCACCTTTTTTCAAAGCCTAGCTGAGCAAACCCAAGACTACCTGCGCCAACAGATGCCCATTTGGAAAACAAACCATCCGGGCGTTGAAAGCATGAATGTGGCGGTAATGGGCTGTGTGGTCAACGGCCCTGGTGAAAGCAAACTGGCCAACATCGGCATCAGTATGCCCGGCACCGGTGAACGACCCGTCGCCCCAGTCTACGAAGATGGCGCGAAAACCGTCACTCTAAAAGGCGACAACATCGCCGCCGAATTTCAACAACTGATTGATCAATACGTACAAAAACGCTACGGCAAATCATAA
- the grpE gene encoding nucleotide exchange factor GrpE: MSIEGVPEDSEQQGNAEQQSAAADENSAPISGDVLEEEVPELSNETEGNGSVSREIFTTVTEELEKTRLEATDYWNRLLRMQAEMENMRKRNQRALDNAHKYSLEKFSAELLGVVDSLDLGLQAAKKEGSDVKHIVEGTELTLKMFLQTLDKFDIEEVNPLGEKFDPALHQAMGMLPAAEGIESNTVITVMQKGYQLHERLLRPALVMVAK; this comes from the coding sequence ATGTCTATCGAAGGTGTACCAGAAGATTCAGAACAGCAGGGCAATGCAGAGCAGCAGAGTGCCGCTGCGGACGAGAACAGCGCGCCTATCAGTGGTGATGTGCTTGAAGAGGAGGTTCCTGAGCTAAGCAATGAGACAGAGGGCAATGGGTCGGTCAGTCGTGAGATTTTTACCACGGTAACGGAAGAGCTAGAGAAGACTCGATTAGAGGCAACGGATTATTGGAATCGTCTGTTGCGGATGCAGGCAGAGATGGAAAACATGCGCAAGCGCAATCAACGGGCTTTGGATAACGCGCATAAATATTCATTGGAAAAATTTTCTGCTGAGTTGTTGGGTGTGGTGGACAGCTTGGATTTGGGTTTGCAAGCGGCTAAAAAAGAGGGGTCCGATGTGAAGCACATTGTTGAGGGCACAGAGTTGACCTTGAAAATGTTTTTACAGACCTTGGATAAGTTTGACATCGAAGAGGTCAATCCTCTGGGTGAAAAATTTGACCCTGCGTTGCATCAGGCGATGGGCATGTTGCCCGCTGCGGAAGGCATCGAAAGTAATACGGTGATCACTGTGATGCAGAAAGGCTATCAGTTGCATGAGCGTCTGTTACGCCCTGCTTTGGTGATGGTGGCAAAATAA